A segment of the uncultured Methanobrevibacter sp. genome:
AGTGAAAAATGATATTAAAATTAGCATGGCCAATATAAGTGTAGGCTGAATTAACCCTACTCCTGCAGCAACTGTAAATCTGACATTTGATGTTGCCCAAAATACAAGGGTATTAAATCCATAAATCAATACGCATCCGAATAATAATGAGTTTAAAAACATGTCAATGCCAGTTATTCTGGAAACGACTCCTCCACTAACCAATACAATTCCTAAGATAAACATTGAAAGTCCTGATAAGAACATGGAATGCCTAATTCTTAGGTTGATTCCGTGAAATCCTATTATAACCTGCTGATTTAGAGCACCGCTCATAATTGAGGTTACTCCAATACAGACCAGTCCAAAAAGACCTCCAAATAATATATCTTCTATAATATTAATATTTGTGACTGAATCAATTATAAAATATAAGCTTCCTATTAAAAAACTCAGAATTAACATTCCCAAAATACTGTATTCAGTTTTAGGCAATGTTTTGATATATTTTGAAAGTCCCGCAACACTACTCATACTCGACATGTTATTTTTCCTTGCTTTTTTATATATACATATAAAATTTAGTCATAACAAATATATTAAAGTTATCAATAAGTTTTGATTTGGATGTGTTATTTTAATTTCAATCTATTTTTTAAATTATATTTGCCATTAAATTTATTAAAATTAAAAATTTTATATATAATCTAGTTATATTTTTTTGCAAAAAGAAATTATCAAGTAAGGTGAATAGATGGAAAGAAAATTGAATGTTCCGATTAAAGATGAAGATTTATCACAGTTAAAAGCTGGAGATGTAGTGTATCTGACTGGAAATATTTTAACTGCACGTGACCAGGCACATAAAAGACTGCTTGAACAGGGTGCTCCATTGGATATTGAAGGTGCAGTCTTATTCCATGCCGGACCTATTATTTCTGAAAAAGAAGACGGATATGAAATGGTAGCCATCGGACCTACAACTTCAATGAGAATGAATCCGTATCAGAGTGATGTTCTGGATATGGGTCCAAAAATTGTCATTGGTAAAGGTGGAATGGATGATACTGTGCGTGAAGCATTAAAAAGAAATGAAGCCCTTTATGTTGTAGCTACTGGTGGATGCGCTGCTTTATATGTTGATGCAGTTGAAGAAATTGAAAGTGTGGATTGGCTTGACTTGGGAATGCCTGAAGCTATGTGGAATTTAAAAGTTAAAGATTTTGGTCCGCTTATAGTTGCAATGGACAGTCATGGAAACAGTTTATATGACTGATTTTTGACTTTATAAGTAATACTTATATATAATTTCATTTAAAGTATATTTTAATTTATAAAAATTTTAAAAAATTTTTATCGGAAGTGTAATTATGGCAGATATTAATGAATCAGCAGAAAAAAAATTGAAATCTAGAATGACTAAAATTAGAAAATGTAACAGAGAACCTGAAGAAAAGGAAAAGTTCTCAGAAAAATTCGGTGTTTCAGTAGAAATGGAATTCCAAAACAAAAATCCTGACAAACTTTCTGATGGTATTACTCTCATAACCAGTCCTGAAGGTAAAGTGTTATTTGCTGAATATTTCTACGGCATACCTGAAGAAGAAGAGTACACCACAGTTCCAGTTACAGAAAAACAATTAAAATCCATTTTAGAATTTTTTGAAGATTACAAATTACAGT
Coding sequences within it:
- a CDS encoding FumA C-terminus/TtdB family hydratase beta subunit, whose translation is MERKLNVPIKDEDLSQLKAGDVVYLTGNILTARDQAHKRLLEQGAPLDIEGAVLFHAGPIISEKEDGYEMVAIGPTTSMRMNPYQSDVLDMGPKIVIGKGGMDDTVREALKRNEALYVVATGGCAALYVDAVEEIESVDWLDLGMPEAMWNLKVKDFGPLIVAMDSHGNSLYD